From one Pseudactinotalea sp. HY158 genomic stretch:
- a CDS encoding GNAT family N-acetyltransferase, which yields MSEDLRIDLVEQSCAGELLTVRRAAFVTEAQLYGDPNIPSLTQTLAELEADLDRADVVTLGAWTGSRLVGSVRVGLEEDRALLGRLAVVPDLQGQGIGTQLLMAVLHYLPEDTKEVWVFTGQDSKQNLAMYDKHGFEHQYDQNAGDLTYAYLRKILGDGPDEAQTEHEVDSAS from the coding sequence ATGAGCGAAGACCTGCGGATCGACCTGGTCGAACAATCCTGCGCCGGCGAGCTGCTGACGGTGCGCCGGGCCGCGTTCGTGACCGAGGCCCAGCTGTACGGAGACCCGAACATCCCCTCCCTCACGCAGACCCTGGCGGAGCTCGAGGCCGATCTCGATCGTGCCGACGTCGTCACGCTCGGGGCGTGGACCGGCTCGCGGCTCGTGGGCTCCGTGCGCGTGGGCCTCGAGGAGGACCGGGCGCTGCTCGGCCGCCTCGCCGTGGTTCCGGACCTGCAGGGCCAGGGGATCGGCACCCAGCTCCTCATGGCCGTGCTCCACTACCTGCCCGAGGACACGAAGGAGGTCTGGGTCTTCACCGGCCAGGACTCCAAGCAGAACCTCGCGATGTACGACAAGCACGGCTTCGAGCACCAGTACGACCAGAACGCCGGCGATCTCACCTACGCCTACCTGCGCAAGATCCTTGGCGACGGGCCGGATGAGGCGCAGACTGAACACGAGGTCGACTCCGCCTCCTGA
- the purU gene encoding formyltetrahydrofolate deformylase, whose protein sequence is MSGRAATLAVVTDSAPQWVLTLSCPDRPGIVHAVAGAVAGIGGNITESQQFGDPESGLFFMRVQVESGAGEGPLRSVLEPVASSFGMTWTLDRVGRAMRTIVMVSTTAHCLTDLLFRQRSTGLPTDIVAVVSNHTTLAPIAEFYGVPFHHIPVTKATKAEAENRLLELTAELDAELVVMARYMQILSDDLCRALPGRIINIHHSFLPSFKGARPYAQAHARGVKLIGATAHYATADLDEGPIIEQDVERVTHAEDPTELMRLGQDVERRVLARAVRWHAEHRVLLDAHRTVVFR, encoded by the coding sequence ATGTCGGGCCGGGCGGCTACCCTGGCCGTTGTGACTGACAGCGCACCCCAGTGGGTCCTCACCCTCTCCTGCCCCGACCGCCCCGGGATCGTCCATGCCGTGGCCGGTGCCGTGGCCGGGATCGGCGGCAACATCACCGAGTCACAGCAGTTCGGCGATCCGGAGTCCGGGCTGTTCTTCATGCGGGTCCAGGTCGAGTCCGGTGCGGGCGAGGGGCCGCTGCGGTCGGTGCTCGAGCCGGTGGCCTCCTCGTTCGGGATGACCTGGACCCTCGACCGGGTGGGCCGGGCGATGCGCACGATCGTCATGGTCTCGACCACGGCGCACTGCCTCACCGACCTGCTCTTCCGACAGCGCTCGACCGGGCTGCCGACCGACATCGTGGCCGTCGTCTCGAACCACACGACCCTCGCGCCGATCGCCGAATTCTACGGCGTGCCGTTCCATCACATCCCCGTGACGAAGGCGACGAAGGCCGAGGCGGAGAACCGGCTGCTCGAGCTCACCGCCGAGCTGGACGCCGAGCTCGTGGTCATGGCCCGGTACATGCAGATCCTCTCGGACGACCTGTGTCGTGCCCTGCCCGGGCGGATCATCAACATCCACCACTCGTTCCTGCCCTCGTTCAAGGGCGCCCGGCCCTACGCCCAGGCGCACGCCCGCGGGGTCAAGCTCATCGGAGCGACCGCGCACTATGCGACGGCCGACCTGGACGAGGGCCCGATCATCGAGCAGGACGTCGAGCGGGTCACGCACGCGGAGGACCCGACCGAACTCATGCGGCTCGGTCAGGACGTCGAGCGCCGGGTGCTCGCCCGGGCCGTGCGCTGGCACGCCGAGCACCGGGTGCTGCTCGACGCACACCGCACGGTCGTGTTCCGGTAG
- a CDS encoding PIG-L deacetylase family protein has product MELQPLDEDWERAVAIVAHPDDMEFGAAGAIARWTAQGKHITYVMVTSGEAGIDSMAPDRAGPLREREQVDSCRIVGVEDVIFLRRPDGTLEHSLELRAALCEQIRRLRPQIVMTNSYRETWPGGLLNQADHIAVGRASVDAVRDAGNRWIFPDAGGGLERWDGVRQVWLPGSPAAGHAVDISATFEVGLDSLRAHAAYIEGLGGFDPAGFLDAGATAAGERLGCRYAATFEVLQP; this is encoded by the coding sequence ATGGAACTGCAACCACTCGACGAGGACTGGGAGCGCGCCGTCGCGATCGTGGCGCACCCGGACGACATGGAGTTCGGCGCCGCCGGGGCGATCGCCCGCTGGACCGCGCAGGGCAAGCACATCACGTACGTCATGGTCACCTCGGGCGAGGCGGGCATCGACTCGATGGCACCCGATCGGGCGGGACCGCTGCGGGAGCGCGAGCAGGTCGACTCGTGCCGAATCGTCGGCGTCGAGGACGTGATCTTCCTGCGCCGACCGGACGGCACGCTCGAGCACTCGCTCGAGTTGCGGGCGGCGCTGTGCGAGCAGATCCGGCGGCTGCGCCCGCAGATCGTGATGACGAACAGCTACCGGGAGACCTGGCCCGGCGGGCTGCTCAATCAGGCCGACCACATCGCCGTGGGCCGCGCGAGTGTCGACGCCGTGCGCGACGCCGGGAACCGGTGGATCTTCCCCGATGCGGGTGGCGGGCTCGAGCGTTGGGACGGCGTCCGCCAGGTCTGGCTGCCCGGCTCACCCGCCGCGGGGCACGCCGTCGACATCAGCGCCACATTCGAGGTCGGGCTCGACTCGCTCCGCGCACACGCCGCCTATATCGAGGGCCTCGGCGGCTTCGACCCGGCCGGCTTCCTGGACGCTGGTGCGACCGCCGCCGGTGAGCGCCTCGGCTGCCGGTACGCCGCCACGTTCGAGGTGCTCCAGCCCTGA
- the istB gene encoding IS21-like element helper ATPase IstB, which translates to MSPTAVTTTTTPAAPPLPSDLEQAMRRMRLPYLRAAAPDVLATAKSQRWDPAEILRVLLAEEVRGRDEATKTARRKAAGLPAGKTLHSWREHDSSIPAPTQSALATLEWIHHRENLAISGPSGTGKTHFVEALAHKAIDEGMPVAWFTLESLTTAISRATVDGSISKVLAKITRAELVVIDDIGMLPAGQAAAEAFYRLVDATYERRSLAVTSNIHPAGFDTIMPKTLATATVDRLLHHAHVIVTEGTSQRLTEATNGRGVIPLT; encoded by the coding sequence ATGAGTCCGACCGCCGTGACCACGACGACAACGCCGGCAGCGCCACCGCTGCCCAGCGACCTGGAGCAGGCCATGCGACGGATGCGCCTGCCCTACCTGCGCGCCGCCGCCCCCGATGTTCTGGCGACGGCGAAGTCCCAACGGTGGGATCCCGCCGAGATCCTGCGGGTGCTACTGGCCGAAGAAGTGCGCGGCCGCGACGAGGCCACCAAGACCGCCCGCCGCAAGGCCGCCGGGCTGCCCGCCGGCAAGACCCTGCACTCCTGGCGCGAGCACGACTCGTCCATCCCGGCCCCGACCCAGTCCGCGCTGGCCACCCTGGAATGGATCCACCACCGCGAGAACCTGGCGATCAGCGGCCCCTCGGGCACCGGCAAGACCCACTTCGTCGAGGCCCTGGCGCACAAGGCCATCGACGAAGGAATGCCCGTTGCCTGGTTCACCCTGGAATCGCTGACCACAGCCATCAGCCGCGCCACCGTCGACGGGTCGATCAGCAAGGTCCTGGCCAAGATCACCCGCGCCGAGCTCGTCGTCATCGATGACATCGGCATGCTGCCCGCCGGACAGGCCGCCGCCGAGGCCTTCTACCGCCTCGTCGACGCCACCTACGAACGCCGCAGCCTCGCGGTCACCAGCAACATCCACCCCGCCGGGTTCGACACGATCATGCCCAAGACCCTGGCGACCGCCACCGTCGACCGGCTCCTGCACCACGCCCACGTAATCGTGACCGAGGGCACCTCACAACGACTGACCGAAGCGACCAACGGACGCGGGGTGATCCCCTTGACCTGA
- the istA gene encoding IS21 family transposase — MKKSDREIMEILEAYDATQSAHSAAQLAGVDPKTVRRYVAARDQGRAVTGAGRRPRMIDEHMPKIEEWVERGNGKVRADVIHGRLVAVGFTGTERTTRRAVAEVKAAWRAGHRRSYRPWITEPGLWLQFDWGEGSRVPGPDGKPRRTWLFCAWLAWSRFRVVIPVWDQTLPTLIACLDATLRRLGGVPSYILTDNAKTVSVEHVAGVAVRHPQIVQVARHYGSQVHTCVPYDPESKGGTESTVRLAKADIVPTGANLREQYSSFAQLEQACEEFMTKVNNRKHRESARLPAEALIEERARLHMLPAAPHTMALGETRSVGTDQTIRFGSVRYSTPPGLVEEEVWVRAAGAELIIVADLDALPLVPDWATDRRGLVEVARHRLSTPGNPRIDLAHYPDHPQEPDGAPRPPKPRARNAAEEEFLALGRGAYDWLIEASAAGAVRIRAKMADAVQLATLVGREGVDAALGVAAAAGRFGEGDLAAIVDHQAVGATATDLVVADEAHSAQPGTTAWANFTTSKETTR, encoded by the coding sequence ATGAAGAAGTCTGACAGGGAGATCATGGAAATTCTGGAGGCGTACGACGCCACACAGAGTGCGCACTCGGCCGCGCAACTGGCCGGGGTGGACCCCAAGACGGTGCGGCGGTACGTCGCCGCCCGTGATCAGGGCCGTGCGGTCACCGGCGCGGGCCGCCGGCCGCGGATGATCGATGAGCACATGCCCAAGATCGAGGAGTGGGTCGAGCGCGGCAACGGCAAGGTCCGCGCTGACGTTATCCACGGCCGGCTCGTCGCTGTGGGGTTCACAGGGACCGAGCGGACCACCCGGCGGGCTGTCGCCGAGGTCAAGGCCGCGTGGCGGGCCGGGCACCGGCGCAGCTATCGGCCGTGGATCACCGAGCCGGGGCTGTGGCTTCAGTTCGACTGGGGCGAGGGCTCGCGAGTGCCCGGGCCCGATGGGAAGCCGCGACGGACGTGGCTGTTTTGCGCCTGGCTGGCCTGGTCACGTTTCCGGGTGGTCATTCCGGTGTGGGACCAGACGCTGCCGACGCTGATCGCGTGCCTGGATGCCACGCTGCGCCGCCTGGGCGGGGTGCCCAGCTACATCTTGACCGACAACGCCAAGACGGTCAGCGTCGAGCACGTCGCCGGCGTGGCGGTACGCCATCCGCAGATCGTGCAGGTCGCCCGCCACTACGGCAGCCAGGTGCACACGTGCGTGCCCTACGACCCGGAGTCCAAGGGCGGCACGGAGTCCACGGTCCGGTTGGCCAAGGCTGACATCGTGCCTACCGGCGCGAACCTGCGCGAGCAGTATTCCTCCTTCGCGCAGTTGGAACAGGCGTGCGAGGAGTTCATGACCAAGGTCAACAACCGCAAGCACCGCGAGTCCGCGCGGTTACCGGCCGAGGCGCTGATCGAGGAGCGGGCTCGGTTGCACATGCTGCCGGCCGCGCCGCACACGATGGCGCTGGGAGAGACCCGCAGCGTAGGCACCGATCAGACCATACGGTTCGGGTCGGTGCGCTACTCCACCCCGCCGGGGCTGGTCGAGGAGGAAGTGTGGGTGCGGGCCGCGGGGGCCGAGTTGATCATCGTCGCCGACCTAGACGCGCTGCCGCTCGTGCCGGACTGGGCCACCGATCGTCGTGGGCTAGTTGAGGTCGCCCGTCACCGCCTGTCCACGCCGGGCAACCCGCGTATCGACCTGGCGCACTACCCCGACCACCCGCAGGAGCCCGATGGTGCGCCCCGACCGCCGAAACCACGAGCCCGCAACGCCGCGGAGGAGGAGTTCCTCGCGCTGGGGCGGGGTGCCTACGACTGGCTGATCGAGGCCTCCGCGGCCGGGGCAGTGCGCATCCGCGCCAAAATGGCCGACGCCGTACAGCTGGCCACCCTCGTCGGCCGCGAGGGCGTGGACGCCGCCCTGGGCGTGGCCGCGGCCGCCGGCCGCTTCGGCGAGGGCGACCTGGCCGCCATCGTCGACCACCAGGCCGTTGGGGCGACCGCGACCGACCTGGTCGTCGCTGACGAAGCCCACTCGGCCCAGCCCGGCACCACTGCCTGGGCGAACTTCACCACCAGCAAGGAGACCACCCGATGA
- a CDS encoding DDE-type integrase/transposase/recombinase, which yields MTTFCLEHDISRKTFYVLRARARRQGQAAVLEPRSRRPATSPTRIDEDTKQRALDVRAALEASGLDHGPVSVHDKLVAMGLTSPSTASLARIFRDKGVARVEPKKRPRAAYRRFVYPAPNACWQLDATEYVLTGGRKCVIFQLEDDHSRLAVASHVAAAETSDAAIAVVEKGIAARGVPQRLLTDNGVALNPSRRGWQGRLVEYVTSLGVEAITGKPYKPTTQGKNERFHQTLFRFLDKQPIASSLPELQAQVDVFDRIYNTERGHQGLPGRITPQRAWDATAVAEPPKPKVSYIEPLLPDPRGIAGQGAIAASIGETPPPTEPPLARRAVAARGSRLLVIRPTGSAKIRGIEFQISSRLAGQSVLATWDETTVGFVDQHGETLAC from the coding sequence GTGACGACGTTCTGTCTTGAGCACGACATTTCGCGCAAGACGTTCTACGTGCTGCGGGCACGGGCCCGTCGCCAGGGGCAGGCTGCTGTGTTGGAGCCCCGCTCGCGGCGCCCGGCGACGTCTCCGACGCGGATCGATGAGGACACCAAGCAGCGAGCCCTGGACGTGCGTGCCGCGCTCGAGGCCTCGGGCCTGGACCACGGTCCTGTGAGCGTGCATGACAAGTTGGTCGCGATGGGCTTGACCTCCCCGTCGACGGCGTCGTTGGCGCGGATCTTCCGGGACAAGGGTGTCGCCCGGGTCGAGCCGAAGAAGCGACCACGGGCCGCCTACCGGCGGTTTGTGTACCCGGCACCGAACGCGTGCTGGCAACTGGACGCGACCGAGTACGTCCTTACTGGTGGACGCAAATGTGTGATCTTCCAACTCGAGGACGACCACAGTCGGCTCGCGGTCGCCTCCCACGTCGCGGCCGCCGAGACCAGCGACGCCGCGATCGCCGTGGTGGAGAAGGGGATCGCCGCCCGTGGCGTGCCACAGCGCCTACTGACCGATAACGGTGTGGCCCTCAACCCCTCGAGGCGTGGCTGGCAGGGCCGACTCGTCGAATACGTCACCTCCCTGGGGGTGGAGGCGATCACCGGCAAGCCCTACAAACCGACCACCCAGGGCAAGAACGAGCGATTCCACCAGACCCTGTTCCGGTTCCTGGACAAGCAGCCGATCGCGTCCTCACTGCCCGAGCTGCAGGCACAGGTCGATGTCTTCGACCGGATCTACAACACCGAGCGTGGCCATCAGGGCCTACCGGGGCGCATCACCCCGCAGCGCGCATGGGACGCGACCGCGGTAGCCGAGCCTCCCAAGCCGAAGGTCTCCTACATCGAGCCACTCCTGCCCGATCCGCGCGGGATCGCCGGGCAGGGAGCCATCGCCGCGTCCATCGGCGAGACGCCACCCCCAACAGAGCCACCACTGGCCCGGCGTGCCGTCGCCGCCCGGGGTAGCCGCCTCCTGGTGATCCGGCCCACGGGTAGCGCCAAGATCCGCGGAATCGAGTTCCAGATCAGCAGCCGACTGGCCGGCCAGAGCGTCCTCGCCACCTGGGACGAGACCACCGTCGGCTTCGTAGACCAGCACGGCGAGACCCTCGCCTGCTAG
- a CDS encoding IS3 family transposase, which produces MNENSQEDPAGAGPRAGGPKRRRFTPAQKLAHVQAYEQALADGDAGAYLRREGLHSASISEWRRLRDAGVLEGKEPGQAVGRPNREQAEIGRLRRQLEVTQNELDQTRTALEIMGKTHTALGADLQERAGRARAHEALMATHEELTGAGITTREAARLTGISRATAARHGKARPAPTPLDRADPVNRLSCAEREVVLEVLDSPEFVDSTPMQVYATLLERGVYLCSVSTMYRILREDDQVVDRRRQARHPARTVPELVATGPGQVYTWDITKLPGPAKGVYYDAYVMLDIYSRYIVGAIVHARESGPLAEEMMREVFGIHGIPHVVHADRGTSMTSKSVAVLLEDLQVVRSHSRPRVSNDNPYSESLFKTAKYSPTFPDRFGSLDDARAWMAEFTEWYNHEHHHSGIGLHTPADVHYGHADQIATDRQATLAAARAAHPQRFSTNHAPKILDLPTAAWINQPDDEHDQSTKEDSNPAYEQAA; this is translated from the coding sequence ATGAACGAGAACAGTCAGGAGGACCCCGCCGGGGCTGGTCCCCGGGCCGGTGGCCCGAAGCGGCGACGGTTCACCCCGGCGCAGAAGCTCGCCCATGTCCAGGCCTACGAGCAGGCCCTGGCCGACGGGGACGCGGGAGCGTACCTGCGCCGCGAGGGGCTGCACTCGGCCTCCATCAGCGAGTGGCGGCGGCTGCGTGATGCGGGCGTCCTCGAGGGCAAGGAGCCCGGTCAGGCGGTCGGTCGCCCGAACCGGGAGCAGGCCGAGATCGGACGGCTGCGCAGGCAGTTGGAGGTGACCCAGAACGAGTTGGACCAGACCCGTACTGCCCTGGAGATCATGGGAAAAACACACACCGCTCTTGGAGCAGATCTCCAAGAGCGCGCAGGACGGGCACGGGCCCACGAAGCGCTGATGGCCACCCACGAGGAGCTCACCGGTGCCGGCATCACCACCCGTGAGGCGGCACGCCTGACGGGCATCTCCCGGGCCACGGCCGCTCGCCACGGCAAGGCCCGCCCGGCGCCGACCCCACTTGATCGGGCCGATCCGGTCAATAGGCTCTCGTGTGCCGAGCGCGAGGTCGTGTTGGAGGTCCTGGATAGCCCGGAATTCGTTGACTCCACGCCGATGCAGGTCTACGCCACATTGCTCGAACGAGGGGTCTACCTGTGCTCGGTGTCCACGATGTACCGGATCCTGCGTGAGGACGACCAGGTAGTCGATCGTCGCCGGCAGGCCCGTCACCCCGCCCGGACGGTCCCCGAGCTCGTGGCCACCGGCCCCGGCCAGGTCTATACGTGGGACATCACGAAACTGCCCGGACCGGCCAAGGGCGTCTACTACGACGCCTACGTCATGCTCGACATCTACTCGCGCTATATCGTCGGGGCCATCGTCCACGCCCGTGAAAGTGGCCCGCTGGCCGAGGAGATGATGCGCGAGGTCTTCGGCATCCACGGCATCCCCCACGTCGTCCACGCCGACCGCGGCACCTCGATGACCTCGAAATCGGTCGCTGTACTGCTGGAGGACCTGCAGGTAGTCCGTTCACACTCACGCCCGCGGGTCTCGAACGACAACCCGTACTCGGAATCACTGTTCAAGACCGCCAAGTACAGCCCCACGTTCCCCGACCGGTTCGGATCCCTGGACGATGCCCGCGCCTGGATGGCCGAGTTCACCGAGTGGTACAACCACGAACACCACCATTCCGGGATCGGGCTCCACACCCCCGCAGACGTCCACTACGGCCACGCCGATCAGATCGCGACCGACCGTCAGGCCACCCTCGCCGCCGCGCGCGCTGCCCACCCCCAACGCTTCTCGACCAACCACGCCCCGAAGATCCTCGACCTACCCACAGCGGCCTGGATCAACCAGCCCGACGATGAACACGACCAATCGACCAAGGAGGACTCGAACCCGGCCTACGAACAGGCCGCATAA
- a CDS encoding DUF559 domain-containing protein, with the protein MLATGLTDEHIRHRLALGLWVRVYSGVYCLAGTRRTRLCRCVAALLYCGPNAYLSHDTAAYELGLIYRPYSATIHVTLPHSTRVRAQTGLKIHRTRLPAEPRRTSTGLVVADPVRTLVDLAATLSSRDLQAVLHDGIFKKIVTLNALYDGLSEPRHVPGFSPMRREIEVFDRESDSGREAEAGRLFRRAGMSFIRRYEVWGDEGGHAILDFAHVPLKLDVEIDGAAYHADPAAQARDRERDRMLIRLGWQVLRIPATDVRTRPDDVVELVRAALAQRPTCQAELRPGPHSKYDS; encoded by the coding sequence GTGCTCGCCACCGGCCTCACCGACGAACACATCCGGCACCGGCTGGCGCTCGGGCTCTGGGTGCGCGTGTATTCGGGTGTCTACTGCCTCGCCGGCACCCGTCGGACCCGGCTATGTCGATGTGTCGCGGCGCTCCTGTATTGCGGACCGAACGCGTATCTGAGTCACGACACGGCGGCCTACGAACTCGGCCTCATCTATCGCCCGTACTCTGCGACCATCCATGTCACGCTGCCGCATTCCACGCGCGTCCGCGCACAGACGGGATTGAAGATCCATCGCACCCGGCTCCCGGCCGAGCCGCGCCGCACATCGACGGGGCTGGTCGTGGCCGATCCGGTCCGCACTCTCGTCGACCTGGCCGCGACGTTGAGCAGCCGTGACCTGCAGGCAGTCCTGCACGATGGCATCTTCAAGAAGATCGTCACACTGAATGCCTTGTACGACGGCCTCTCCGAGCCCAGACACGTGCCCGGATTCAGCCCGATGAGGCGCGAGATCGAGGTCTTCGATCGGGAATCCGATTCGGGTCGGGAGGCGGAGGCCGGACGGCTCTTTCGTCGCGCCGGGATGTCCTTCATCAGGCGATATGAGGTGTGGGGCGACGAGGGCGGGCACGCAATCCTCGATTTCGCGCACGTGCCGCTCAAGCTGGATGTCGAGATCGACGGGGCCGCCTATCACGCGGACCCGGCAGCGCAGGCGCGTGATCGCGAACGCGACCGAATGCTCATTCGGCTCGGCTGGCAGGTGCTGAGGATCCCCGCCACCGACGTGCGCACCCGGCCCGACGACGTTGTGGAACTCGTTCGGGCGGCGCTCGCGCAGCGCCCTACGTGTCAGGCTGAGTTGAGACCAGGTCCTCATAGCAAGTATGACTCGTAG